The window GAAAAGTTCAATTTTCTCTCTTTGTCTTCAAAAATCCTCAGATTTTTAACCTTTCTGACAATATAATCTATGTCTTTTTCTGTATCGTCTTTGATAACACTAAAGAAGATCAACATTCCCTTACCAATTTCTGATATAACATTATTCTCTACAATAACACTTGCATTTAAAACACGCTGAATTAGTGCTTTCATGTGTTAACTCCTATAGATAAATTAATACCACATCATTGCCTCAAAGTCAGGAGTAGGTACTTTTATGGAAATATATCCTCTGAATGGACATCTCTCAATTTCTTCACTATTTTTCAATACAGTGATTGACATTTGTATTTCATCTTTCTCAGCAACTTTAAGTTCCCTGAAGGGAAGAGCTATTTCAAGGATATCATTTGCGGAGATCTCCTGTATGTCTTTTATCTTATCCCATTGTTCATTAAATTTTTCATAAAGTTCTGCTTTTAAATCAGGCTTGAGAGAGATTGTGATTTTAAGTAATAAGGGCTTATCAATTACAATATTTAATCTTATATCATGAGATAGATTAGAAAAGGGAATAGCAGGGTCTATTCGCAGATAAAGATTATCCTTGTTAAAGCCATAATAAATTTCTGAAAGAATACTCTCTGTCCTGTGCATACTACCGCCAGATTTTTTGACTTCCATATAAGCACCCTGATACCATTCATAATAACTCGTTACAAAGCCGTCAATTTTCGGTTCAATGAACCCCCTGATGTTGACTTTTGGAGATACACACCGGTCTTCTTTAATCACAGGAACAAATAAAAATCCAGGAATATCTTTGCCCATTTCTTTATAAACCTTCATAAGATTAAACCTGAAGAGTTCGTCAAAATCTTTCTGTGTATCTGTTGTATGTTCATCTCCATACCACCAGTTCCAGTCACTTCCCTCTGCAATGTATATACATTTCCATGCCTGTGAAATATCCCTTTCAGGATTTAATTTCTGAAATATATCGAGTTCCTCTCTTGTTTCAGTAAGATAATCCCATGCTGTATTATCCTCATCGTGGCCCAACCATATAGAGAAATTAGCATTTATCCATGACCCTGCATGAAGCTTTGATAAATTAGACCCTTTATCAACTGTAGTGATATATTCTGAAATTGTTACTGTCTTTAATCTATCTTCCTTCGACAAACCTTCATAGAGATACATGAGAAAATCGTGTCCGTCATTTTTATAATATTCCCATGCATTTTCACCATCGAGTATAATTGGAACCAGATGAGGTTTACCTTTTGGGGTTGATTGATGGATGTGAATAAGTTTTTTTATAAAATCATCAGCGGCATGTTTTGCATCCCATTTAGAATATACAAATCCAATAAGATCAGAAAGTATGTGATCTCTAAATATAATTGAAACATTCTCAAATACATAAGGTCTATATAAGATTTCCGGTTTTCTGATATTCCCAGATGAATCTCTTATTTTTTCCCCCAGAGAATTAGCGAGGATATCTTCATCTGTAGCAATCCATAATAGACCTTCCGTGGATATAATGCGCAAAACATCTTCACTGACTGATCCTTCTGATGGCCACATACCATATGGTTGATATCCAAAAATATTTTTAAAATACTCCAGCCCCATTCTGATCTGTTTTTGAGCATCTTCTGGATGTGAAAATCTTTTTTTGGGAAGACGGACATCAGGCATTGCTATCTTTGCAGAATTTGTATCGCAAAGTAAAGGAAGGATTGGATGGTAAAAAGGTGATAATGAGATTTCAATCTGTCCTTTTTGGGCTATCTCACGATACCGGGGTATAATTTTCTTAATTATTGAGATCTGTTTAGATATGAGTGTCTGTTTATCATCTTCTGTAAAATCTCTTCCTTTCTCAATGAGCATTGAAAAAAATTCGTCTTTTCCCCTGAAAAGAGGGTCTATCCAGCATAAATTGAAAAGCACCTGAAGATCAAGAAAATCGTTGTTATTAAAATATCTTGCAATACTGATGAGATCATTCTTTGATGGATGAAATCCTCTCTTTGTAAGTAATTCATAATACCTTGGAAATGGTTTTATCATGTTTTCCCAATGTGCAAGAAAAAAGTTCTCAAGTATAAATAACTTTTCGTTATCGTCGAGTTCAGATGCCTTTTTCTGTGTCAATATTAGAAAATTGTCTACAGCCTTATTTTCTATATAATCATTAATTTGTTCGAGAAGGGAAGGTGTTAAATTAAATGTTTGTTTTATATCCTGAAATTCGCAGAGTATTTCCAACATATCAAGATAGTCTTTAGTGCCATGAAGGCGTACCCATGGAAGTCTGTAAACTCCACTAAGTGGATCTTTGTAAAATGGTTGATGCATATGCCACAGAAAGGAGATATACAGTGGTTTATCGGTCATACTGGAAGATATACTCATCCGGTTTTGCTAAACCATATTCCTCTCTGGCATATTTTTCTATATAAAAAGGATCTTCTTTAAACAATTTAATTTGAGTTCTGAATTCCTTATTTTCAAGTTCGATTTTCTTTATCTCGTCGGATAATTGACTCTGCTTTTTCAATAATTCTTTATATCTAAGCATTCCCATGTCTCCAAAAAATAAGTTAAGAAAAAGATAAAGAAAACTTAGGAAAATAATGGTGTAAAAGACAAGCCTCTTCTTTTTTCTCTCAGAGGCTACCTGTTTTCTTAAACGATTAATCGGTGTTGCCATCACTATACATTATAAAATTATTTCTATTTGTGCAAATATTTGTTTAATAATTCTTCAGCTCTTTGAATATCCAGTGGCTTATCAATTAATTCAGCTCTTTTAGATATGTGCTGAAGTGTTGCCTCTAAAAATATCTTAAAGTTGTGAATCTTTTCAAGCATTTTATTATCAGATAAATTAGTCGATAAGAAAAAGTCGTGGAAAAAGTTTGCAAATTCGTCATAGTCGTCATATCTGAGCAATTTAAATGTGAAGCTTTCAAAATAATGCATAAAATCTTTTGTTGATTCAAGAATTAATGGAAAATCTCCTGAAAGACTTTGAGTGGATTCTAAACGTGATAATAAACTCCTTAGAACATAGATATCTTCCCTTAATTTTAGAGATTGAGCAAGTTTGGTAGAAAAACTCTCAAATATTTCTTGACCTTGAATTGAGGAATCCAAAGCTTGAGAAATCTGGACGATACACTGTTCTATTAGATTCTTCAGAATGCCATGACTATTTTCAATCCTTCCTATGAATTGCTGTGGGGCCTTTTTACGAAAGATTTCCTTCAATTCCTGCAGATATACCCTTTTAGTCTCCATTGAAAACTGATATGAAATTGATTGTAGGATAGATTGCAGTTTTTTGTCTTTTATAAAATTCAGAATATTATTCAAAAATTTATGAAATGTATTTAATTCAGAACGTAACATAATTAATAATACAGAGGAATAGTCCATAGATATTGAATGTTGACTTTTTGTATCGATAAGGCTTAAATACTTCAGAAACCGAAATAATGAGAGATAAACCATTGAAATATATTTTTTAGTTTCAGAGTTCTGTATGGACTTGACAATTTTTGATATTTTTTTATTTTCTATTCTGTCAAAATCTTTATAAATTTTTTTTCTGAAAGGATTGAAAAATAAACTTCCCCTTATCTGCCTGCCAATCAGTTCTCCTATATTTTTAAAGCTTATATAGGATACTTTATCTGACCTAAGAATATCAGTGATTATTCCTTTGATATTTATGAGTGAATCATATAATAGGTATAGTCCTTTTTCAAAGGTATCTTGTTTATATAATTCTTCTTTTAGAACATCTCTCGAATAATCAGTAAGAAATTTTGATTCAGCAAATTTCAAAAACCAATAAGAATTTCTTTTCGCTTCAGGAATGACTGTTTCTATGATATTAAGTATCCTTAAAATTATATTTCTTGCCGCAGTAAGCTCTTCGTAAAAATTTCTGTTCGAAAGATCATCCTGTGAAATAGGATGATTTTCAATAGAGAAGAATCTGTCGAGTGCTCTCAGGAGGGCGTAAAGCTCAAAGAAGTTTTCTTTCCAGAATTCTAACGAAGTATGTTCACTTATATTCAGGCTTTTATTTTCAATCATTGTTTTTTCATATGTATAGCTTTATGATCAGCATCTTGTGCAGCTTCCATCAGTCCTTCTGAAAGAGTAGGGTGTGCATGTATAGTTTCAGCTATATCTTTTGTTTTAAGTCCTTTGTTTATAGCCAGTACTGCTTCATGAATGAGTTCAGTGGCATATGGTCCTATAATATGAACTCCTAATATTTTATCTGATTTCTTTTCAGAAATAATTTTAACAAATCCTTCAATCTCTCGGATAGTATGTGCTTTAGCAATAGCTCTGAATTCAAAATAACCAATATTGATTTTTATCCCTTTTTCCTCTGTTTGTTGCTCCCTGATTCCA is drawn from Nitrospirota bacterium and contains these coding sequences:
- a CDS encoding glycoside hydrolase, which translates into the protein MTDKPLYISFLWHMHQPFYKDPLSGVYRLPWVRLHGTKDYLDMLEILCEFQDIKQTFNLTPSLLEQINDYIENKAVDNFLILTQKKASELDDNEKLFILENFFLAHWENMIKPFPRYYELLTKRGFHPSKNDLISIARYFNNNDFLDLQVLFNLCWIDPLFRGKDEFFSMLIEKGRDFTEDDKQTLISKQISIIKKIIPRYREIAQKGQIEISLSPFYHPILPLLCDTNSAKIAMPDVRLPKKRFSHPEDAQKQIRMGLEYFKNIFGYQPYGMWPSEGSVSEDVLRIISTEGLLWIATDEDILANSLGEKIRDSSGNIRKPEILYRPYVFENVSIIFRDHILSDLIGFVYSKWDAKHAADDFIKKLIHIHQSTPKGKPHLVPIILDGENAWEYYKNDGHDFLMYLYEGLSKEDRLKTVTISEYITTVDKGSNLSKLHAGSWINANFSIWLGHDEDNTAWDYLTETREELDIFQKLNPERDISQAWKCIYIAEGSDWNWWYGDEHTTDTQKDFDELFRFNLMKVYKEMGKDIPGFLFVPVIKEDRCVSPKVNIRGFIEPKIDGFVTSYYEWYQGAYMEVKKSGGSMHRTESILSEIYYGFNKDNLYLRIDPAIPFSNLSHDIRLNIVIDKPLLLKITISLKPDLKAELYEKFNEQWDKIKDIQEISANDILEIALPFRELKVAEKDEIQMSITVLKNSEEIERCPFRGYISIKVPTPDFEAMMWY
- a CDS encoding septum formation initiator family protein: MLRYKELLKKQSQLSDEIKKIELENKEFRTQIKLFKEDPFYIEKYAREEYGLAKPDEYIFQYDR